A stretch of DNA from Desulfosarcina ovata subsp. ovata:
ATTGCGGCTGGCACCTAAACATCATGAATCAGTTTTTCGTCAAACAATACGAGCGGGATAAGGTCGAGTCTATCCAAAGGGTGCAATCCCATTTAGGGGCAAGCTTCAAATGTTCCTCGATTCAGTTGTAGCAAGTGTTCCAGCATATTATCCCAACGCCCGCAAAGTAATGTGCTCCTGAGAAAAAGCATGACCTCAGCGGTCTCACGCTTCCAAAAAATACCCGGCGCTTTCAACCGAAGATTGATCACGCGACGTATCGCGCTTTCAACACAACCGCTGCCGGTCGGCAGATTTAATAACCGAAAGGCCGCATACTGCATGCGGCGGAGATTTTTCACAAAGTAATTGTTGAACTTGTTCAATGCTTTCTTTAGCTTCGACGGATACGTGATGTACTGACGAATCTGATTTCGGATTTCCATCAAATTTCCTTGCCATAACAGGTCCTTCCAATTCTTGAGAATCGCCGTTCGCTCTTTGGCTTCAAGGGTTTTGGGAAGATGATCCGCGACAATATGCAAATTCTGTTTGGCATGGGTATAGTCGATCACTTGGAAACACGTCTTGGCTTCAAGCTTTTCTGCCAGTGAGGAAAATCGTTTCCAATATCTGCGATCGCCATCCGCGCAGAAAATTACTCCGTCGGCCTGGTCAACGCCGATTTGACGAAGATAATCTTCCAATAATTCAAACGCACCGTTGATGTCGGCCATCGTGGCATCGTAAAGCGGGGCAATTTCCTTGATCGGATTTGCCTGGGCGTCGAGCCATTGAATAACGATTTGTGTCGGCTCCCGCCAGTCGGAATAATATCCTCTCCGTTTTTGATGGGAAGCCAACCGCCCCTTTTTGGTCCGGCGTTCACGAAGGCGGCCACCATCAATGCACACGAACAAAACGCGGCCGGTTACATGGTCATTTTCCGATAATGTTATCCGATGCCGATTCTCCATGGAGCGATTGCCCATGTGCATACACAACCGCCGGATCGTTTTAATATCCATGTCGATGCCAACAGAAGACAAGGTCCGATTGGCAATCTCAAATGACGGACACAATAAGCTTGCCTGAACAGACGCCGATGCCAAAACAGCGCTGCAACGATCCATAAAACCCAGATAGGCCAACCCCAGGTGAATACCGCTTTTCGGTTTCCGTTTCTTCCTTTTACGACCACGGCGAGATTTCGGAAGCGCTTTGGCAAAATAAGGGGATTCAATCGGTAGCGATCGGCCGGATAAAAGCCGAATGCTGGTGGGTTTGAATCCCTTGAAGCGAAATCCGAGTTTTGCTGCCAGCTTTTTTACGGCTTTAAAAAAACATGGATCGGAAAACAGATTTTCAATGGAAGATACAATCAAGTCCTCAATTGTGGAGAAGAGGGCTGTGCGCAGATCGATGATCAGCCGGTTGGCATCGGAATGTGTCTGGAAATTGGAAAGGGTTTCATCAATGGTCCGTTGCAGCTTTTGAATATCGACAGTGGTCTCCATGGCTCGCCTCGCAGATAGCAGGTTCTCGAATGCCTGCCGTGCAAGTAGCGAAGCTTCAGCCTGCGGCACATAAGCGCTTTTTGAAATCGGCTGTCAACGGATAAACGTACAGGTCTTTGACCGGCACCTTCAACTTTCGATAGCGATCTTGACGGCTGCGGCCTTTGGTTTGCCCCAATTTTAGCCAGTTGGCAGCCTGATAACAGGTCCCTTCAAAGCGGGAACGATCGACGAAGGTTTCGACCAGGCACAAATCGTGACCATAGCGCGTGGACCAATCGGACCGCAACCGCCTGAGACAAGCGCCCAGAATGAAACTGGCCAAGTTGGGAATGCGAACCCAGGGTAGAATCAAAAACCGGGTGTTGTTGGTCAACAGCTTCAGATTCCCTTGGCGTGTAGCCACGTTCCATCCGATGTAACGGTCTCGTGGTGTTGTTTTCCAGGCTGCCGATCCAAAAAGCAGGCAGGCCAGGGGCCTTTCGTGGCGATCATAGACCATATACTTCATATGCTCGCC
This window harbors:
- a CDS encoding Druantia anti-phage system protein DruA; protein product: MSESMTIQGRKLFSEDIELIRRLMADNPDWHRSRLSIELCRMWNWRTDKGQPKDIACRSMLRKLEQRQFIVLPPPLRPGNHSRQIPDMPHRRDPIEGVLDDLRPVEIIMVSGRSDNDHLFHCLMDRYHYLGCRGHVGEHMKYMVYDRHERPLACLLFGSAAWKTTPRDRYIGWNVATRQGNLKLLTNNTRFLILPWVRIPNLASFILGACLRRLRSDWSTRYGHDLCLVETFVDRSRFEGTCYQAANWLKLGQTKGRSRQDRYRKLKVPVKDLYVYPLTADFKKRLCAAG